In Thermanaeromonas sp. C210, the following proteins share a genomic window:
- a CDS encoding aminotransferase class V-fold PLP-dependent enzyme produces the protein MGIYLDNAATSFPKPETVYKAVDDYLRRIGASSGRGAYRRALEAGRVVYEARHNLGRLFNVRDASRIVFTFNVTEALNLALKGLLKEGDHVITTSLEHNAVWRPLKRLERERGIRVTPLPCPAGGPFSLRDLEDALRPNTRMVVMLHASNVTGALMPVEEVGRITRRKGIAFLVDAAQTAGVYPLDVEAMNIDLLAFTGHKGLMGPQGTGGLYIREGWEPEPLVEGGTGSESALEEQPPSLPERYEAGTQNVAGLAGLKAAVEFLLETGVENIRKKEMELLGYLQEGLQGIPGLEIYGPRDVNAKVGVISFNLASAGAGEVAYVLDEVYGIVVRSGLHCAPCAHRTIGTLERGAVRVSLGYFNTRDDVDTLLAALRDISGRLKG, from the coding sequence ATGGGGATTTATCTGGACAATGCCGCCACCTCTTTTCCGAAGCCAGAAACGGTATACAAGGCCGTGGATGATTATCTGCGCCGTATAGGGGCCAGCTCCGGCAGGGGGGCTTATAGGAGGGCCCTGGAGGCCGGCCGAGTGGTGTACGAAGCCCGGCATAATCTGGGCCGCCTATTTAACGTGCGGGATGCCAGCCGCATTGTTTTCACCTTCAACGTTACGGAGGCTCTGAACTTAGCCCTTAAAGGGCTCCTTAAAGAGGGCGACCATGTTATAACTACTTCCCTGGAGCATAATGCGGTATGGCGGCCCCTTAAACGCTTGGAGCGGGAGAGGGGAATACGGGTGACTCCCCTCCCCTGCCCCGCAGGAGGTCCCTTCAGCTTACGAGATCTGGAGGACGCCCTCCGGCCGAACACCAGGATGGTCGTTATGCTCCATGCTTCCAATGTTACCGGAGCCTTGATGCCGGTGGAGGAAGTGGGAAGAATAACGCGCAGGAAGGGCATAGCCTTCCTGGTGGATGCCGCCCAGACGGCGGGTGTTTACCCCCTTGATGTGGAGGCCATGAACATCGACCTTTTAGCCTTTACCGGACACAAAGGATTAATGGGCCCCCAAGGGACGGGCGGTTTATACATCCGGGAAGGATGGGAGCCGGAACCCCTTGTAGAGGGGGGCACCGGAAGCGAGTCGGCCCTGGAAGAGCAACCCCCGTCCCTACCTGAGCGCTACGAAGCGGGTACCCAGAATGTAGCGGGGCTGGCGGGCCTGAAGGCTGCGGTGGAATTCCTCCTGGAAACCGGAGTGGAAAACATCCGGAAAAAGGAAATGGAGCTCCTCGGGTATTTGCAGGAAGGTCTGCAGGGGATACCCGGTCTGGAGATCTACGGGCCTCGCGACGTTAACGCCAAAGTTGGCGTGATATCCTTTAATTTGGCTTCGGCCGGCGCCGGGGAAGTAGCCTATGTCCTGGATGAGGTCTACGGGATTGTGGTGAGGTCCGGGTTGCATTGCGCTCCTTGCGCCCACCGCACTATCGGCACCTTGGAGCGGGGGGCAGTACGGGTAAGCCTGGGTTATTTTAACACCCGTGACGATGTTGATACCCTTCTGGCCGCTTTAAGAGATATCTCCGGGCGTTTAAAAGGGTGA